The Miscanthus floridulus cultivar M001 chromosome 7, ASM1932011v1, whole genome shotgun sequence genome includes a region encoding these proteins:
- the LOC136467396 gene encoding membrane steroid-binding protein 1-like — protein MAMAMAEWWDAATAAVAAYTGMTPAAFFTAVGVAAALYVAVSGLLARPAQTSTRREEVAAEERAFEPLPPPVQLGEVTEEELRAYDGSDPKKPLLMAIKGQIYDVTQSRIFYGPGGPYALFAGRDASRALAKMSFEASDLTGDISGLGPFEVEALQEWELKFKSKYVTVGIIKKTVPLSEGDTARSAVTTERDIDASTFESNNVPEPKETGMTNQGSVAEKITESPDVDVNTSSHEDTEEKANELPDSDVTNTSNQVDAVEKPEETPNAIVKNRRSIEDAVEPKETPQGVDGKDKCEPEDATEKPDEAADAVELKNTTSHEDAKQPKETRNEDEKDVSSHQHGEENPKENSDAEVKNA, from the exons GGGGATGACTCCTGCGGCGTTCTTCACGGCCGTGGGGGTGGCCGCGGCGCTGTACGTCGCGGTTTCAGGACTGCTCGCGCGGCCGGCGCAGACGTCAACGAGGAgggaggaggtggcggcggaggagaGGGCGTTCGAACCACTGCCGCCGCCGGTGCAGCTCGGCGAGGTGACGGAGGAGGAGCTGCGAGCTTACGATGGGTCCGATCCCAAGAAACCGCTGCTCATGGCCATCAAGGGCCAAATCTACGACGTCACGCAGAGCAG GATATTTTATGGACCTGGTGGCCCGTACGCATTGTTCGCTGGCAGAGACGCAAGTAGGGCTTTGGCAAAGATGTCATTTGAAGCAAGTGACTTAACTGGTGACATTTCGGGGTTAGGTCCGTTCGAGGTGGAGGCCTTGCAAGAATGGGAGCTCAAATTCAAGAGCAAGTATGTTACGGTTGGAATAATCAAGAAGACTGTTCCACTCTCAGAGGGAGATACTGCAAGGAGCGCTGTGACAACTGAAAGAGACATAGATGCAAGCACTTTTGAAAGCAACAATGTGCCAGAACCGAAGGAAACTGGAATGACAAACCAAGGGAGTGTAGCGGAGAAGATAACAGAATCACCGGATGTCGATGTTAACACAAGCTCCCATGAAGATACagaggagaaggcaaatgaaTTGCCAGATTCAGATGTGACAAATACGAGCAACCAAGTTGATGCAGTGGAGAAGCCAGAGGAAACACCAAACGCAATTGTAAAGAACAGGAGAAGCATTGAAGATGCAGTTGAGCCAAAGGAAACACCTCAGGGAGTAGATGGGAaagataaatgtgaacctgaagACGCAACAGAGAAGCCAGATGAAGCAGCAGATGCCGTAGAATTAAAGAACACAACCAGTCATGAGGATGCTAAGCAACCAAAGGAAACACGGAATGAAGATGAAAAGGATGTAAGCAGCCATCAGCATGGTGAGGAGAATCCAAAAGAAAATTCAGATGCAGAGGTCAAGAATGCATAG